From the Glycine max cultivar Williams 82 chromosome 11, Glycine_max_v4.0, whole genome shotgun sequence genome, the window AGTTCCCACCGCTTCAACCTGCACTCACCAGCTTCGTGCGGTTCTCCTGCTGGTGCTTCCAGACCCTCGTGTACGCCTTGAACACCTTCTGGAACGCGTGGGGCTGCTGCTGATGCTGGCTTGTGCTGCCGCCGTATGCTGGCACATCGCGCAGACGGCCGAACTTTCGATCCGTGCCCTCCACCAGCACGCAGAAGGTTTGCAATCGGCTAGTGGTCTGAGAGTGAAAGAGAGGAAGCcctaatttaaatgtttttttccttttttttaaaaaaaattttggaCTGTGGGGACACGTGTGTAGGCCACCGCCGTCCCCAATACGTTCCCACAAAATGCTGTCATCCCCGTCTTGGTCAGCCATACCCAATAAGTAAGTCAACGACGTCCCTTGGCCGTTTCCTAGCTGTATCCATCCCATTCCCATGCAGTACCGGAAACGGGGAACACCACCTAGCATGCATCCCCGTGCTTCATAGTTATTTATTAACATGAAACATTTAAGGAATTTGTAACTACaagctttttcctttttatgacTGAGAAATCTGGATTTGTAAAGaatattgtaatttttgttaGGATGACTCAAGATCTATTACCACAGTTTGATTAGCATGGCATTATGTTTTTTTGGCTGCGCATTTATTCTAGGACTAGCCAAGCTGCTCTTTTTTGGTATTCTCCCAAATTATTcatgttttataattatttattgaatggCAGGAACTAGAACATGGCGAGTTTGTTCGTGTAAGGACAATTCACCTCAATGGGAAGCCACGAGTCCTAACATTGAAGCAAGATTTGCATTACTGGCCAACGTGGGAATTGAGATTTAATCCTAATAGTGCGATGTGGCATCGCAATATAATCAAGGGATTGAACTGCAGTTCTGTATGAAATATGAATGATCAGACCATGTAATTCTTTCTAATTCCTATGTACGCAGCTACACGGGAGTATAGAAAAATCTCGTGGAAGGCATCTTCCAGGTTCAGAATTATGGTTTACCAGTGCCCTCGTTGCAAATTTGAGGCAAATTTGATGCTTTGCCGTTAAGGGGTCTACTTCAATTGGTTGAACAGATGGAGAGAGATACTATAAAACATTTTGTCCAAACATATTGTATTGCATTGCCATGATTGATAAGTTATGAGGCGTTCGATTCAGGCTGGCAATTATTTATTCGGATCTGTACCGCAACATATAACAGTAGGCTAATTATATTGGATCCTGGAAAGGTtggataataaaagaaaaatgaaaaatatttatagtttatgtattgaaggaaaaaaaaaaacacaccttTTCTTTGGTTTGTGAATATTTTACCAACCCTCTTCGCTTTAATTTCTCCTCAGCTGCAGCCATGACAAACTCATGCGATAACATATTCACCTGTTAGGATTGTCTTAAAATTCACCTGAGTAGCTTTGTTTCTAATCTATTCTCACTTCTTTCCTAGAAGCATGTTTtgcgattttttttaaaatacttaaggTGTAGTTTACTaacattttaactaaaaaaataagcgTACCTTGACAAACTTTGGCAAACTTAAATATATGTCTGTTAATGGGATGCTCGGAATTTGACAAACTTTGCCGTATAATGATTATTGTATGTGAAGCAAATTCCCTTCATTTcattgtcattttttaatttgatacatactctaattttaaaatatttgcatTTGATTGAAAAGTAATGATTCAAATGAAAGACCTTGTGACCATATTTCTACTATCGAGCCACCTGAATGATCATAATTCATAAACTTCCACTTTGAATCCTAAAATAGGCGAGAAAACCAGTATTTATTGAcagttttaatttgtgtttcGAACTTTCATTTTCATCTGCCTAGTGGCAGAGGAAGAAACTAGAAACACGTTTAGCTTCTCTTTGATGCGAATCAGAATAGACACCACTGAAAACAAACATGCTACAACAAGGTGGGAAATGGACGTGCAAATAAAGATGACAaagttataaaagaaaaaaaaaggacagaGGGAAAGGAAGGttgaaaatttggttttagcAGCTACTATTCTTTTGGCATTATCGGGCAATTTCACACATAAATGAACTGGAGCATCCAAACCATCACCAAAGAGACTCTTACAGTTTGTCCCTTTCTTGTAGATCATTTTTTTCCCAATTGGTTCAGAACAGGGACTGCTTAATTAGTTTAATCTTTTGTTGCATCAAATTCAAAACACATGTTTTCTTACTAACAGAAAATTGGTGCACATTAAGAAACATGGTTAATGTCGTGTTTAAaggatttaaattttattctagcTACATACTTTATTTCTTGATGATGATGACGATGATGATATGTAGACACCTATATTATAGCAACCTGGTGATCCTTTAACTAAATCATCAACTGAAAAGTAATACACACAAGTAAagattagaagaagaagaaaaattcagctaagattttgaattattgtgCATCACATAACAGAATCAATTTTCCTGAAGAAAAGACATAATAAAACGTGCATGGgaattaaactaaatatagaaaaaataatctgATCAAGAATAAGAAAGAGAATCAAACGTTTAGACTAAACTTTATTTTCAGAAATATAGCTTTAGCTTCAAGATGTCATCCAAGAGTAGTGTTGCCATTGAGAGTCCTCCCAAACCAGCCAAAACAATCAACCCCACACCTCTGTTTTCAGCAGCAGAGTAATAGTACACCCAAGTATATGGTTTTGGTACACCTGGCAAAGGCACATATACAAatcttggtggtggtggtggcaagGGGTTGCAATTCTGTGGACAAGAGGGAATTTTAGGAGGCGGCGGTGAtggtggtggcggtggtggtgATAGacaaggaggaggaggagcagGAGATGgttgaggtggtggtggtggaagttGCTCACCACAGGTGTCTCCACAAGGACATGATCCACACTTGATTTCAGTGTATGCTGGTGGAGGAAACACTGGTTGGTCTAACTTCTTAGAAGATGTTATTGCTTCTTCAACAGAATATGAATGTGAAAATGAAATGCATATAAGTAACAACACTATTGTAGGCTTTTGAGGCCACAAACTCGGTGTTGGAGAAGCCATTCTCTGAGTAGTAGGGACTTGAGAATTTCCTCCTTTAAGTCAAGGTATAAAAATGAATgagaaaggagagagagagagggtaaGTGAAGAATGCTGAAGGGGTTGATGATGTTCTTGTCTCACGTTGAGTGCACGAGTGATATGATAAAGCAAAGGTCATTCATTAGCATTAGGTAACTTTTGGTCGTTTTGGAAATTGCATATAGTATGAGATTGAGGTAAGGCAAACTTAGTTTGTTCAATTATGTGTGCTTTGAACACTGTTTAAAGGCGAATTGCATGTGGTTGTTGTAAATGTAGGGGACCTTGTGTCGACTCTTTCAATTTGGAGTTTGAGAAATGAGAGAATGGTCAATCTTTGTATAAGCTTTCTGGAGAGTTTAGTGAAAAAACCTCACTTTCTGAGAAGGGTTAATTATTTTGTACAAACTATATGTTCCAAATACATTATGGCAAAGAGAAATATAGTGGGTTCTTTATTCCCTATACTTTGGATGATGCATAAGAATATTTGCCTTTTGCATAAGGTATGGTGATCAGATTCTGGTCTCAATTGCACCATAGTTTTCCCTCTCTCTATTGTGTATGCTATTTAACTTTCATGGCTATTGCATGATGTATAAGGTCATCAAACTAGCTTGAGTAGTGAACAATCtaacttaaaagtaaaaaagaaaatcaatttctACCTTGCCATTTCCCttataacataaaattataattagtatttaatcatatcatatcataatatattattacaaatgaaatgaaaagaaaaagaatatatgaACAAAGACTTGATCTGTCAACGATTAGTTGTTCTTTTAGGGTTTAGCAGGATGGCAGGGAAGCAAATGAAATCTTTAAACCggtttaattttagtttttagtttcaaATGAAATCTTAAATGAAGTTTAAACCATTTTTCTGGGTTGCTGTGCCCAAATCATTCTTTATtatctgttaaaatgaaaagttTAAGAGGAAATTAACCTTTCTTTGCTGAGCTCTTAACAATAGAATAGAATGCTTCCATCACTATACATAAAGTGGGAAGCTGTCACTATTCTTCCCCTTATGTGACCAATTATTGGAATCTTATTATTTAACGTAGCTTGCATTTGTGCCATAGAAGTatcttttaattatgtttttttccaTAATTTTCTGAGACAGATTAACTATTTATCAAGGCTCAGCTTTTCATTTAAGAACTTTTTAGTTCTTGCACATTATTTACTATGCATGGTTTTTATTAACGGAGACCACACTAgtgttatacatatatatatatatatataatttcttctTAAGCAACATACAGTAATTTCTCTCCACCGTGTTGGATGTAACCAACGGGAAATATATGCCAAGAAACAATTTCAGAGTTATTTCAGTTCCTTTCAGCAATTTTTACAATCATATACATTTTGACACATTATAAACAAAATGAGACtgcatgtaagaaaaaaaaaaatggtttgggGTAGCACCTTAAGAAAGGAACCACATGCCGGGAATTTCGAATTAAAAAAGTGTACTTACACACTTTTTCTTGGATGGGATGAGCCATTCCTTTTTTACCTCTTGATATATTATTCGTGGCCACTCCCATTTTCAGTTGCATGCCAACCATTCATGTATGAGTTGTATGGTCTTCATTTGCATCAGATATATTAGAGACAAATTTAAACTACAATACCAGCATAGAAGAAGAAGCTATATGACAATGCTACATCTTGGATGGTAATTGGTAATAGTAAtgagattataattaataaattaaaagtgcaataattgtttaatatttttttgttaatgtattcaaataatttatacgtttttttttataaaatattgcaAATTTATATCAGTACACGTTTATGgtaaatttgtttttcatttgcATTGCTGCTGCACAAAGACACCCTTTGACACTTTGAGAATTTATTCTGATTTTACAGATAATAAAGATGAAGGAACCGGATGCTTAGTTTCATGTTCCGGGCATTGATTATATTGCTTACATTTGGTTCTTTTAAAGACATGCAAAGGACAATAAGTTTATTTGTGAGTATAGATGTATCCTAGAGTTCATTTATAGAGTAGAACATTTAAGAGGTTGATGAAGACGACAAAAAGTTAGGAAACGGAGTCCATTATCATTGATGAGTGATTGAGAAGCATCACCTTCAGCTCTATCTTTGTCTCACTCATTTCAATTTTGGCCCAACTcaaacccttttttttcttatacaacTTTTAAAGGCTAATATATATTTGCTTCAGTACTGTTACattattaatcttttattattaCTGATGTTTTGTTAATAGCAAGGAATAATCTTCCAGGTATACATATTAACCTGCTTGTATTGCTGATCTTTCATCAAATCTAGTGTATGCTAATTTTTGGTGAACTTACTAATGTGAAAACAGATAGACCTATGATTTATTAACTTGTTATTGATTAATTAAGAAGTCATATGTTGTTTAACTGGGCCAACGTGCTATGTCACTTGATAGCAATTGTGATTTTGGAGATAAGTGTTGCACAAGCACTACtaaataatatctttttatgACACACTTACAACCTCAGTCCTCCTAAACCGTCATAGATAATACGCGGTGACACTTTCGTAATTATGAAGTTTGAAAACGAAGACggttatgtaaaaaaatgtctttgaaTTATGGGTACGACAATTTCCACGACGTTTTTGAGTCGAGACCATCGTTGTTTGCGTGCCATTTAGTCATGTGGACCTGTTTCGTTGACTGAGTCAGCCTCGTGACCTTAGTCAGTACACTCACCCCTTATGTGCTGCCCTCACTCAGGTCACCCTCTCCATCACTCACCCTTCCACGCCGACCCACCCGTCATCGAACGTATTCAACCATCGTTCAATTACCTCCGTCATTTTCCATGGTGAGTATCTCATTTCTCCTATCTGACTGTTTCAGATAGTATAATGTTGCAAGCTAGGTCAGCGTTGGAATGGCTTATTTcgtttcattttaaattttgtttttggtgggGAACGAATAGGGCTCGCAACCATAATGACGAGTTCCTGTGTGGCTTCTAGAACAATATAGTTGAGTCACAAAACGTgcatttcaatttaaatttgatggaaCTGCTGTAATAGGATCGGTCTAGTGTTGGGGGGTTGTGATAGATGCACAAGAACTTAGGTTCGATTGTCGTTGCTTCCACTATGAGATTGAATGGATGATTTGAGTGGATGCAAGTATTGTTCTTCATCCCACTAATAATCTCAAGTAGCAACACACGAAAGTTGTATACCTCTGTTTTGCTTGCTTGAGACAACATCATTCATTGCATATTCTAAAGACATAACCacttaagaaaaacaaaaagtttagCTATTAGGATAGAATAGAATGATGAAGTTTACTAGGAAAATTGTATCATAGCAACAACAATTGTATAATTGGGTAAAAGTGGACAATGATTGAATACTCGAGTGTTTATCATGTTACTTGTAAAAGCCATGAGTTCctcttatttttaagatatgaTAGATagatataaatacaatattttttggtgTTCTATCATATTTGTGCACCTTCCGAACAAGAAATTCATAAAACCAACAACACAAATATTATGAGTTGGAAacctttatatttttgttaccaTGTCTCCAGCAAAAAAACAGTAAGAAAAGAATTGCATTAAAGACTTAGAAAGCAGTATCCTTGCTCCAACATACTTGTTATCCCATccaaaggttttttcaaaatctGCAGCCCCAATGGAGGAATATGCTGTCAAACACTTGACACCGATGTTGTAGCCTAGGATTgactgaaacaaaaaatatgtgtCAGTTAGTTCATCATTCCATTAATGATATTAATCTGATCAGCAACACTTGACAAGAAGCACATGAAAAATCTCCAAATTCTACGACTTCCACATGCACCAGAGGAACACATTCAGTTCTTTTTACGTTAAGAACTATTACTATATCAGTCttaatttaaagaattttttaaaaattgtcaactctaattattgtcaaatttttattgatatcaattttttttgaattttaattatttatattgtaaatTAATTCGTAGTGTTTCATCTCCAGTATTATGTAGTTCACAGTGTTTCAATCACATGCTAGAGATGCTTCGAAGCAAAATCACATTAGTAGATGCTTAGTTATGCAAATATATATTGAGGAAATATAATTGTCAGGAAAACTGTTAAGAAAAACACCAAAAAGCTCAATATTAATGTGTGTAAAGTTGATCTTCCAGGGCAAAAGGAGGTGGAAGTGAGGGCGAAGTCTGATATGGCTGAGTGTTTCGGATAAGGAGAAAAGGGAGCAACGAGAAACTCAACAGAATAAGATTGTACCATGGCCCTATCTGGAGCATAACACCAACAACTCCCTGAGCATACAGGCCTTAAGCCATCATTTGGCTGGTTTGAATAGGTAATAATTACTGAATTCACTAAGACACTAAAGCTTCTTATTCTATGAGGGTTCATATAAAATTGATAAGGGTTTAGATCTTCCAAGTAATAAGAAATATTTGTGAACCAACTTAGCAATCCCACCTTGGAtgatttgaaataataaaataaattgtagtTCTTGTCTAATATTTCTAGCAAATTTCCAAAACATAACTCCAATAGTGAATAAAAAGAAGATAGAAAAAGACaatgttgttttcttcttaatcttatattttaggcaaaattgtaaaattggtcCCCCACTTTATCTCCAATTACGGATTTGGTCCCCCTATAAtctaattcacaaatttggccccccagttttataaatccctgcAAAATTGGTCCTGAAAGCCTGATTTGGATGTTGACCGTTAACCTCAGACGTTGACTGCCACGTGTCAATGCCATGTGTGATTACCACGTGTCAATGCCACGTGTCAATGTCTAAGTGGTTTCCTGTAAagacttcattttttgtaggtaaaattgcacttttggtctctcagttttactccaatttcgattttgATCCCCCTATAGTTTAATTCACACATTTAGTtccccagttttataaatccctttaTAAATTGTTCCTACAAAATTGGTCTTTTGAATGGTTTAGCCACTGGTGCTAGAGACATGGTAGGTCTTGATAAATCTCGCACTTCTTTTTCATCGCAAGTTTTTCACTCACTTGAAACCCAGAGAAAAATCACTTTTTGTCTTTCTCCCACTTCCGGGATTGTTCAACTTGGGAAAGTGGCGCATGAATCCCAACCTGGGTCTGAAATTTTCAGATCTCTTACTTTAACAGGTTCTGTAATAaccccctatttttttttttctttttttgctcccCCATGTGGTATTATGTGTATATGATTGCTTAAGTGGCCTATGTATGACAAtggtatttttgtttaaaatttgaaataaaacttctccaataatgaaatttggctgaatttataaagggatttataaaactgagGGATCAAAtgtacaaattaaattataaggagaccaaaatcgaaattggagtaaaactggggaaccaaaaatacaattttacctaaaaaaatgaatcatttaCAGGAAACCACTCAGACATTGACACGTGACATTGACATATGGCAGTCACACGTGGCAGTCAACGTCTGAGGTTAATGATCAACGTCCAAATCGGGCTTCCATGAAGAATTTTGCAGGAATTTAtaaaactgggggaccaaaagtgcaattttGCCTATATTTTATTGTTCCTCCCATCCCTTACACCAATTTTGCAACCTATGTGAAACTTGATGATTCAAAAcacaataataacaatgaaCAAGGAATATAATCTAAAGGTCTTGCATAGGAGATTGTAGTCTATCTGAGAAGCAAAGTTTTGATTTCATTCTCTAAGCTGATTTATTAGGCAATTGTCTTTGTTCTTTCTCATTCTTGTTTCTTACTTCCCTCTAAATTTGGCTCAGAACTTTGTTCTTACTCAttgtttcttattttccttttcgAACAAGAAATTCCTAAAACCAACAGCACAAATATTATGAGTTGGAAACCTTTATATTTTTGGTAGCATGTctccaacaaaaaataataagaaaagaattgCATTTTAGACCTTAGAAAGCATTATCCTTGCTCCAACATGCTTGTTATCCCATCCAAAGGTATTGTTAGAATCTGCAGCTCCAAGGGTCTGTCCATTAACCTTAATGTAGTTTAGGTACATTGGGTTCTTGGTAGCCTTGTTATGCTAAGTACGTAGCACCCCACAATAGCTCATCCTGACATATTTACAAAAGCATCATTAACAAAACATTTATTGCTTTACTTTATACTTCACACATCAAAACCTAtgcaacttaaaaaagaaattacaacTTTACTTGATAACCAGAGTAAGAACAATAGAAGGGGCACACAATAGGCTTCAAGCCATTGCTGTAGGGTCCCTTATATTTATTGGCAAACTGGAAAACCTATacccataaattataatatcagaTTATAAGCATTAGTTGAAAGAActccatttacatccaaaaataatgttttcatCTCAAATCAAATGCTTACATGGATAGCTCTCCTAACCAAAGTTCAAGAGTGGGTgggatcaatttttaaaaaaaccatagAAGCAGCTGCAAGAGCAGCAGTAGTTTCAGCAGCAATGCGAATTCGAGCTTTCCATGGCAACGGAGGGGTGTTATTCTTGCAGGAAAGACGATCTTCAAGGCTTCCATTGGGTAAATACTCATATTATAGACCATAGGCTCCTCATCTACCATGTTTGATCTATAAAATTCCAGCTTAGCTTCCAAATCTTgtatctctttttccttttctgtgaGTAGACCATTCACTTTCTCCAATTCATCATTATCATATTCTGCTTGCTCCTCCATCATTTGAAAATATTGAAGAGCCTCCATCTATAGTGTTGCCTTCTCCTTCTGTAACCTTGTAATCATAGACATTGCTTCATTTGTAGCAAAAACATAAGCGTTTCTTTCTTCCTCCACTTCCTTCTGTAAAGAATCGTTGCATTTCTTGTAATACTCAATTCATCTCCTTAGTTTATCATCATTAGACTCTCTTTGAATTTCAGAAATATTGCTTTCATCCAGAGAATGAAGACCAGATTCCACTGAGGATGACTTTCAAAATATCTGAACTTCATTTAAACTAGAAGCCTCAACATCTGCCTCAGGTGAGTGAACATGATTTAGGGGAACATTTGATGATGTATTATACCCATAAGGAGAAGATTTGTCTCATGGTGGTTGCTCCTGTTCTTCTTGACATTATTAACTTCCTTAGTGGTTAGCTTCTCTTTGATAAAACCACTTTATTCTTTTTCCTTAGTGGTTACAAAGGACTTATTGATGTTACTTGAATTCTCTTCTTTAGGATTTATAGGAGCAGAATCACATATTACTGGATGAGTGTCTGTTGATGCTGTTTCCTCTGTACCAATCTTCTGTAAAACTTTCCCATTCTTTTCAGATACTATTCCAGTATCTCTTGGTTGTGCAACATCTGCAACTTATGTACAGAAAATACCTTGTTTGTGTCTTCTTTGGGTACTACTCTAATAATAGTcaaatttctcttttattataaaaaatatggatTCTTTATTAGACCCCAAGAGTGTTATTCAATGATTTATGAGATAATGCGAAAAATAAGTATATAAGCACCAGTGGCAAGTATGATGACCATAAAtcagtaacaaaa encodes:
- the LOC102663346 gene encoding zinc finger protein 341, producing the protein MASPTPSLWPQKPTIVLLLICISFSHSYSVEEAITSSKKLDQPVFPPPAYTEIKCGSCPCGDTCGEQLPPPPPQPSPAPPPPCLSPPPPPPSPPPPKIPSCPQNCNPLPPPPPRFVYVPLPGVPKPYTWVYYYSAAENRGVGLIVLAGLGGLSMATLLLDDILKLKLYF